tttttcttttctttttttttagacgTTTCGTTCCTAACGTTTCTAAGCCtttaagtttaaatgtttaggTTTGATCGTTCTTTATGAATTGAAGGTTAATCCATTAAAGTGCTTCTGACGCACAATGTATTGAGTGCTATACTGTGGATTCGTTTATTTTCGAAGGTACCATTTCCTTTGATTGAGTAAAGCTAATATATTCGTAGATATGTAGTCGTGCttttggcaaagtctgcatacatttatttaaaaaaaattgtaattcgTCTAAATATACCTTCGTGGTTCCATTTCACCCataaaatccacgaaaattagtatcgttaaacgaatattaatgaatccacagttttttattattattcaaatatatgtaAAGATTGATTTTCAGACAAccattgaatttttaaaaatgtcggtattaaatattttttaataaataaacgtACCTGGATACACAGTTGTTGGACtgaatttgtttcttttacattttatcattgCTATTGCAGCATGTCGGAAACATTTGTTGAAGCCAATGTAAATCAAAGGATGAAAACATGTACTGGAATATGCCATGTAATATGCAGCAAAAACATAGGAATCTATCCATGGCGGAAgctgtaataaataaatatgccATGTTATATGCAGCAAAAGCATAGGAATCTATCCATGGCGAAAgctgtaataaataaatataccaTGTTATATGCAGCAAAAACATAGGAATCTATCCATGGCGGAAgctgtaataaataaatatgccATGTTATATGCAGCAAACATGAATCTATCCATGGCGGAATATTCAGGAATTTTACTCACAAAATCAATGGCAAAAGAACATgcataaataaaacatgtaaatgtaaaaaatgagaCGTTCCCTGTGTTAGCAACACTTGGCCAAGAGAACCAAAATATAATTCAGATATAGAATTCACCACATATTAAATTTCGATTGTTCGCTTTTTCAGTTTATTCATCTATCTACAAAAAACATCTACAAAAAACAGTTCGTAAaactaaaactatttttttttttataaatgtttgtttgaatttaaCCCATATGGTCCTAAAACGTGTATGGTCAGCTCGTATTGGACCGTACGAGTTACGGAGTATACTCCGACCGTACTCTTATTTTCGGACTGTACGAGAATACGAATACCGtatggaccgtacgcgtacggtccaaatgctcatatggtctggaacatatacacATAGTACCataaaggatttaaaaaaaaaaagaaaacaaaatgcgtAAGGACACTTTTGATAAATACTTATATAAACTTACACCTTTAACAGGTATCGCGGCTGTATTTATTTTGGCCATATGAATTTTCTCTCTTTTAAATATTCTTAGATATAAGAACATGTTAttgctttgttttgttttttatttgatcttgTGGTTTTTTAAGGTATGTTTATcagggaaaaaaaacattaatttatagcaaaaaaataacattaatttataGCAAAATCACATTTTGTACGAAATTTTGAAACTTATGTACCAGGATCACTTTAgacaaaataaaggaaaaattcaataactccaccttttaatgtaaataatgatactataatttataaaaaaaaaatatatagttttaggAAACTTCGtcaaaatgagagaaaaaaaccaaacaatgtGCATAAATAAATGTGGATTCTAAATGCATTCTTTTATGTCAGAACATTGGAACGTGAGTTTGTGAAGTATGATAGTCCATATCAGTTTCGACGACtatgattgattaattgttggCAGCTTAACGTGCAGTGGCAAATATCGCACGTATGTTGAAGATAGTGAAGACTATGAATTatgtaactttttattttaagtaaaatttagaTTTCGCATTGTTTAACGAGACATAGTCCGCAATACAATGCATTAAATTTGCATTGACTTTTTACACATGCATCCACGTAATACTTCAACATAACTAATGTATTTATAACCAATGTATAAGTTCTTTCTAAAGTAAAGTGTTTAAAACTTctgattatttcaaatatattagaAGATCCTTTGCGAAGACAACTGTTAGTTAATAAACAAGTACATGTGTAccatatatttgtaatttcaaaattgttaatgTCTTGTTATACAAAATGAGATGTGCGGTACACACAacgagaaaaaaacccaaccaaaGAAGACCCCAACAGATATCGGCAGTcttcattattatataaaattctaTATACACTTCTATATTTGTCACTAGACGTCAATATTCACTTCTCTGCTTAACTGttgtattttcaattataataaataagattgagaatagaaatggggaatgtgtcaaagagaaaacaacctgaccaaagagcagacactAGCCGAAGGCCACCATTGGGTTTTCAATGAAGTGAGAAACtcacgcacccggaggcgtccttcagccggcccctaaacaaacatatatactagttcagtgataatggttGTATCATTCTTACCTTTGAATGTGCGTTTCTCGTTCTAAAAACATCCCAAAGTTTAAGACATTGTTGTGGTGTCCAGCATATAAAAAATACTAACAGTACTGATAACAGCATGTTCAGTgcctaattaaaaaaaaggaatactatttatatcatatttataatttaaaataaagttgtgttgattatttatcaaaattagttCTATGTTAGATTCCGTTTTGATTTCGTTTGACTCTTAATAACTAATATAAACATCCTACATCTTTTAAGTTGATTTCTCTTTCGAACAATCTTTATCGATTTTCTacttttcacaaaatattaagATTACATAAATAACACAATAAGATATTATTTTAGACGCAaggtattaaaaatatataaggaTAAATTTCATCGATCCCACACGctacatttttttcagtttatgaatggttaaagttttgttttgcaaGAAATCGTAGCAGTGGTCATATAGGCAACATTCTCTTTGGTCGATAAAATTCTGTTTTGAAGTGGATTGCGCATTGCATCTTTTACTTCCATTTTTGTTGTTTccatatttcattgaaattcACCAGTTATTTTCTACTTATGAATTATTAATGTTCCCGAAGAAAAAAACTGTGAACGATAGCTGGCATAGTATCCAACCGACTTTGTTCCACAGTAGATCCTGCGAATAATTGAAGACCTAGAAATCCTAAAGCGAAGTTGCGAAACTGTATGCAATGCGcagaaatagaattatgtgttttttattAAGCTATGATTAACTTATTAAGTCATTAAATATCGGTAATTAAATAATGAACATTCatatatcaatcaaatattttctattttttttttattcataaagattcttaaaatatccttttacgtcaaaattttacatgaaATGAACATTATTGAGATTTTGTAGAATAAAAACTTCATTGCCAAATTATGCGCGTCgtataatttttctgaattttctaTTTAACTTTGATAATTTGTCCATCATAACGCAATATTTAATTCTGAAAGAACCAACtttaaaaacacacaaaaattgGAGTTTaagtaatattttaaatgtacatcCTTACGGGAACAAATATGAATATgcaaaaacacaatttaaatataatattaccTTCCTCTTCATGTCAAGGGATGAAGAATGAATAAATGTTATAGGTATGTCCGACTTTTTACGCTTCCCCATAGAAAGTACAATACAAACACACATTATCCAAATCGGTATCGCATAAccaattatgaaaaatattgttgtatATGCCTTCCGAGAATCTTTGGAAGGGAACTTTGCTTGACACAGCACTTCGTGTTTTCCCAAAAAGTCAAGTTCCACtaaatgtgtatataatagCCATGGCAACGCAATAGCTGCACCACAAACCCATGTCAGTATAATTACGATAATCTGGTGCCCTTGAGTGAGCCACAATAAAGAAGGGTGTTCCGAAGCTAGGAATCTGTCCAAAATGGTAACCAGTAATGTGAATATTCCAACGGATACCACGAATACTAAAAAAGACGGAAAATAATATATGAATTTCTGTATGAGCAACTATTTGTTAGTTTCTTgtagttttaataaaaagattactctgaaaaaaaattaaaaaaaaaaaaacttcaggtgctattttatatacataaaataagaaatttattttttgattatttttttatttaaaataatgttcaCATCATTTCGTATTGAACACGCTTGCTGATtcttactttaaaaattgacaaatcaaATAATGAATTTTCTTACCTTGTGAAAACGTGTTAATTTTGCAGAAAAAAGAACCAAGAATCCATTTCGACGGATTAAAATTGGTCACTAAATGAAGCCACATGCAAGTCAACGGCACTAATATATCTGCCACAGCCAGATTGAGAATGtaataattgaattttgttcGAAGGCTTTTAGTagacaaaataacaattatcaacGTCAGGTTTCCGAAGAATGAAACAAACATTGCAACTGCATAGGCAAAAATTTTGATCGCTTTTTCATCGTCTGACATTTCATGTTTCTTCACTTTGGCAAACAAGTCCTTTAAACTCAAATTGCCTAAGTCGAAATCAAACGTATGATTACCAAAGACAAAATCCGAAGGCGAATTCCAGTTATCCATATTTTTCTTGTAATTTCTCATTCAAAGATCCTATAATTTGGTTAAAGTGTTCATGATGAAATAACCTATTGACTATAGTAGAAGAGACTATACAAATGTTTCTAAAAGTAGAAAAGATAAGGTCTGCGAACCAACCTCtaaatcaaaatgacatttaacTTCTTATCTTAAATACAGAAATCTTATTTAATCCTTTCCTATACAAATACATCAATTTAAATATCAATGTAAACAATCAAGTCTGGAAATCTTTGTTTTACGGGAGTTGTTGACACACTTGACAACTTTTCGGTATTCGTTTCCTCCCTCCAGGTTAATATCCGTTTACTAGAATCCAGAGTAAATACTTTTGCTGTGACACTCATTTGATCTGGTACCTAGTATGGTAAGATCGATATTAGCCAATCCGCTGTAAGTAGTCGCGTGCTGTTCCCAGTTTAGCTCTTGAAGTGTTTAGttctgttttgtattttctatctTTGTGGTGGTCTTCgttcaaatttattttgaattttcttattgttttaCGAACTTTTATGATCTGTGTTGACCGTAATAACAAACTGTTCTACCTTCTTCCTGATATGTGATATCATGTTTTATAGTCGTGATGGACCTTCTgaataataactttaaaaacattaacggtaccaatgttACTTCATCACCAGGGCGGAtccagacattttaaaaagaggggttcctaacccaggacaagggggggggggggggggggggggtaccgattacatgtccccatttaaattcattgatcgtccaaaaaaaggaggggttccaacccccggacccccccccccccccccccccccctctggaACCGCGCCTGATCACATGCGAATTCAAATAAGATGTTTCTCCTGTGATCCtcgataaaaaatatttgaaaattcaaaaccttATACAAATaccgaagaaaaaaaataaaaacaaaataagaccTAATTTAAAGATATACTCGAAGAAGGCATCTGAACTATATGCATGATgaagatacattccttaatttaaaaaatataaaaaatggttTCACAGTAAATTCCATAAACATGTATTAAGTTAGAAACagttaaataataatatgaagatgcaaatttattattaataactTGTCTACCAACTGGTTTAAAAGATGACTGAGATGTTCTCCtttttgttggtgtttttaGAGATTTTGGTCAAATGAGGAACTTAAGGAGCGTAACACTAAATGACAATGGAAGTTTGTTGACTgatgaaaaaatcaaagtaatgGAAATTGAAATTTACGTCACGAATGAAGCAATACACACAAAAACGCACCCATAGTAtagtttataattaaaattcagCGATTTATGATGCAAACTAATGCAAAATTTCTAGAAACTTCATTTTTTTAGCAAAGAAATCATTTACTATTATGATGTTtcgttttgtcataaattggTCAATCTGGATGCAACGTATACACTGACAATGCAGAATATCTATCACTAGCAGTTTTGAACTTTGGACTGTCTGTTCTTGACAGGGGTGACCTTGACAGGGTGgaacatttattaaatatagACGCTAATATCATAAAGTGGTTTGTAATTGATATAAATTGGAATAAGGTTATGGATTTAGTATATTAAAAGTTGTGTTGTCATTCTATTTACGTCATCACTACGTATGTACTTCAGTAAATTATGTTACAGATAGAAAAGGGTGTAACATTGTTCGCCCATATTAAGAGctagatatttaattttaaatttgtatgatAAAATGTACtcttgttaaaaatgttagatGAATGAATTTCGGTCGTGCAAATTTTGTAGCACTTTGTATAAAGCGTGTCCTTCATACCGGTTGTGCACAGAAGATTGCGTTTCGTGACTACACTTTCCCCACATTATctacatattattatttttgcaaCTGTTTTGTACAATAAGTTGAAATTCACCTTTTGTCGTAGCGACCCTGCCCTTAAAACTATTACATATAGAAACCTTATGAAAATACTTGTACATTATAGAAGCTTGTATTTTGGTATATTGCTCTATTTTATATCTCTTCTGGTATATTTGGGGGCAAGCTGTAATGACATTATGTTGACGTCTAAATGAAGAATACCAAAATTCTCgctttattcatatatatatatatacatctaaaaaattgataaaatagaaataaatgtaCATGCGCATACTAATCTACGTATACACAATACTGAAATCTATCATTCCGACTCCAAACCGATCTGTCTTTAAATTTACTCGTTAATACCGAGTTCTAAGCGAGAAAGCAGCAAGCATAACTCTACAAGTTTGAGggcataatattttaaatttggcCCAATAAGAACTTCAAATATTCAAACTATTTCACTAATGCAGTGGACTGGACGACGATTACTATTATTAGAAATGAAACGTGCTGTCCACATCCATACTGTTATATCTTCAAAATTTCATTCTtcattttaattcataaataGAATTTTATCTAGCCAAATTTAGAATTCCATTCCTTCAAATCAAAGTGAAAATTGACATCTGTTGCAATGATAATGGTTTGGGGGGAAatagaaattataaaacattttattatcaatttcgatttcgatttcattttcattctattttattgttttagtgAGAAGTCATTATAAGTTAgagttattttataatatattcgCTATTAGATACattaaattaatcaaattttaGAACTAGACAATgtagataaaaaaagataaaatcacaaaaatattatcTATGACAGAACTTTAAAATGGCGTTTGTTGCTCCACTTTTTAAAAGACCGAAGTACGGAAAGTCGGAAAGTGCATACCAAGAAcaatacagaaaactaaaggTCGGTTAATTTATACTACAACGAAAAACACAGAAGTGATGTGTAGTTCACAATTAGCACCCAAATTTATGCTGAAGTTTGAATACATCATCTTATTATTATTCTTGTTCTTgcttgttaaatgttttatacaatCAACTATTCAGGAAAATAAATGTACACTTGAAATAAACAGAAAAGCCCACCAAAGGTGTTTATTTGACCGTTGACGACCTTTGCTGTGTGGGTCGTTCTGGTGTTGGTGCTCTCAAACGTTATGTATACGTATGACTTCACAAACTTCCGGTCTACATGTGCACAGAAACACGTGACATGCGCACTAAAATTCGGACCAGGTATTTTGAtcagaattttaaaatgttttgttaaaggAAACTAAACAAATTCACCATGACCAAAACAATAATAccgttttacatattttaatccgtttcattttgtaaatgtaagaacattttttatatgaaatttaaaaggctcgcgggtataagattttcagaaaaaaaaataaacattaatttttcattataaatttatttattaccttacgtaagtattattttatcatatggtacaaaaatcattaaaaaaatcaattcgtgttaGCCCCAagtgaattttaaaatgtagatatcattgaaaaagctccaaattatctccctttgatgcaaaaaatgccattttttgccattaaaattgaaatacctttttttaactcatcggtgacctatatttttattgttgttttcgaataagctgtacataaactaaataattgtgaAATTTTAGCGATTTAGTTCTTTtcttatttcgatattaccgctatttctcctattagttcaacagaaaaaaaggacattaacaaaaatgtttgcttctttcgaaggcagattgtgagcgtaaatgaacggtgaccccatttaattgtttcattttttctattaagtataagataaacttcatttatagaaaaatatagagaaatattatattgaataaaaaaaaatgatttagacccgcgagttCCCTCACGCTAGATTCTTCTTCGAAGATACTACATATACTAAAATTATACATTAACTTTACTTATCCTcgttatatatttaaatgacaaaaataagaatGCGTGtactttatttctttaatttgtaaaactattttTCACAGCATATAACTGATATGAAAATCGAAAACCTAAGTCTtgcttaaaaacaaaaatgatattgtCAACAAAGTTTACTtgcatgtatataaaattgagaatggaaatggggaatgtgtcaaagagacaacaacccgaccaaaataaaaaaaacacaacagcagaaggtcaccaacaggtcttcaatgtagcgagaaattcccgcacccggaggcgtccttcagctggcccccaaacaaacatacactagttcagtgataatgaacgccatactaatttccaaattgtacacaagaaactaaaatttaaataatacaagactaacaaaggccagaggctcctgacttgggacaggcgcaaaaatgcggcggggttaaacatgtttgtgagatctcaaccctccccctatacctctaaccagtgtagaaaagtaaaagcataacaatacgcacattaaaattcagttcaagagaagtccgagtctgatgtcagaagatgtaaccaaagaaaataaacaaaatgacaataatacataaataacaacagactactagcagttaactgacatgccagctccagacttcaattaaactgactgaaagattatgatttcatcatatgaacatcaggcacaatccttcccgtaaggggtttagtatcatatatatataaagtcttgTTAATGGTGTTATTGATTCAATATAATTTGAATGTTTtgcatatataaatacatataaatgcttttttataaatcaaccAATCCATCATCTGTAATAACTGAACTGATATTCTGAAAGCTGGAAACATTCACAGTTAACGGTGTCACTGGACCTgtaactatataaaaaataagattttaaagattttgtgAGAAGAGTAAAATATGTAATTGTTTTTGACATACAGTAGAGATTAGAGGTCATGTTATTTCCTTATGTATTTGAGAAAAGGtcaatgaaatgacattttcCACTATAACTGTCACCCACACGATGTGCattgtaaaattgataaattgaaattcaaggagtcttttaaagttatgtatttatttttcaatatgccAGGGCTTGCGTTCCCTACCATGACATCGTTGACATATGATTACAGTACAGAACATTAAGTTTCAGttcattatgaatattttttatttgtggtcGCGTCATAAACCACATTCGAAGATGTGCTTGCCATTCACCCAACAACGAGTGCCAGAAGAAAAGCGGGAACTGTTTACCttccggttttttttttggatggaTTGTAATGGTCTgtctctagttttttttttgtgtttagtGTTTTGTTGGCCGTTGTTTGACATACTGTCATTCATCATGTTTCTGTTTCGCCATGGTGTTGTCCCTTCGAACTTTGATTGATgattgttcctttggtattttctCCGTATTTTCGATGACATTTGTAAATATCGCCAGAACATTGTAACTCACTAATAGCGTTCCAAGGCGAATATGTacgagagggacgaaagataccagagggagagtcaaactcatagatagaaaataaactaacaacgcaatggttaaaatcaaaaagacaaacagacaaataatagtacagaagacacaacctagaaaaccaaagactaagcaacacgaaccccaccaacaaATAGGGGTGATCTTAGGTTCTCCAGAATGGTAGGCAGATCCTCCTCCACATGTGAAGTTGTATtgcttattttattacaaatccggtatgGTTGTCAATGTcaataaatgtctctttatataaatgtttaaataaataaaaattcgcTCATACAAGATTTGAAAGCTATTACACAAGTATGATAAGAATTAAGCACATGAATAGGTCaatcattttaatttcataacattttcttttacttaTCTATCGTCACAACACTCAAACTCAGTTTTGAAAGTTGATAACACTTTCTTAAAGTTGAGATTTATGACTAAAAGGGAACAACGTCCTCTAATAGTCTATTCGATTTgaagtcaactttgcctgaggtaGTTGGAAccttattagaaaaaaaaccagtttcCAAATTTGTCAACAGAGAATCAAAGAAAGATAAAGGTTATAAATCATACAAGTACCGAAGCACTGACTACTGAACTGACCAATATTTATCCTCGTCCCATGGGTTTTTGTACTATACAGAACGATTGTGACGTCTTAATTCAAAAAGCATGCATAGTACGAATTAATTTGATGTACGAAAACATATGATCTGACCAttaaatctgtttaaaaaaatggaaattactAACCTGGACGAATTTGATTTCTTTTCCCCCACAGTTGACATTTAAACGCCTCTTTGAAGccttttctaaaattttcattCAGCCCTGCGTATATTATAGGATTGAGTGCACTATTAAAATATGCAAGGTATACAGCGGCATACTTTAATGATATGACGTATTTTGGTATTTgctgtaaatgaaaaaaacaaagttgGTCATGATTAAagaaacatatatgtatattgaaGTTATAAGAGAATAGGAAGGAGTTCTCGCATGACCATTAATGGTAACCATGCTAACGGTATCTCAAATGTATGATGCCCTAAATGACGACGAAAAAAGGGTGTTTTGACGTTAACTGTATCAAACAGAGTGAATTTGACACTCGACGATAAAGCTGGGTCATTCCTACATCcttatacatgttttaagaaataaattctTGTTGTGAAGTATTTTCACGGTTCTATCAACAAAAACTATAATGAGTGCTATTACAtaaatacaagtaaattttCAAGTTACACAttcgttttgttttaaaagtatgaGAGATTCAACTGACAAATAAAATGgtaaatatatacatactaCGTTACGGCTTCTGTAAACGTCCCATAGGAGAAATGTTTGTTGGGGTGTCCAGCatattataaatgataaaagaaCAACCAATAACATTCGAATAACCTGTAAAGAACCAGAAgcatgaaaaaaactattattattGCTTTTAAAAGTAACATAAAAGTAAGAAATAGATgtctttataattatataaaaatacaaaagttcCTTTGCTCCTTAGAGGAAACCCGCATTAGAAGTAAAACTTGTCGTTATTCCAAGATGCAGATTCTTTTCCTTCAAAATTGAAGTCTTCACATAGTCAGATAGtaataatattttgtacatcttgtatcatttgaaatatttcttgatattattCTTGTTTgctaggtttaaaaaaaatacttaaggattttacagttttatttgtCATTGACAAAGTAAATGGAATAATGGTTTAGTAACCTTtacacaaattaatgtaatcGCTTTCCCGATGAAAGATTTCATTTCAAAACTAGCTGATATAATTActccattattatttttttataacactgTTTCTCTATTGTTGAagtgggacgaaagataccaaagagacagtcaaacatataaatctaaaataaactgacaacgccatggctaaaaaatgagaaaaaagaaaagcagacaaacaatagtacacatgacacaacatagaaaactaaagaacaaacaatacgaaccccaccaaaaactaggagtgatatcaggtgctccggaagggtaaacagatcctgctccatatgcgTGCTAGTTCACCAAGATTTCTgactttgatttttattaaaaaaaaaatctgtctttTGAGATTTTATTTAACCCTTGCaaaaataaatgggagaaagaTTCagaaactataaaacaaatcaacGACAGTACGTTCTTATATGTCTTATTCAAGGAGATAAATTTAGATTAGGCGTTATTGGTGAACCTCGTTAATGTTCTGCCTGCAGCTATAGGGGATTTAGGATTTCATTCAACTTTTCTTTGAAAGGGCCAGTAATTAATTATCCCATGCTAGACCTGTCGGAACATTCAAAACTAGCTGATTTTTTTAATCCTTGACACGCTCGTTTTCGGCATGAGTACTGTTTCTCTGTTATCGGGTACTTAATATTTGTTCACAGTTTTCTTAATCCATTTTTACTGCACGTTTCAGTTTATTATTCTGCCATGGTTAAAATTAAATGGAAAGATGGTTTAGTCATGTATCGGCGACGATAtgcttatatttataatttaagcaGATTGGGTTCTAGTAAGCTTTATTTATGAGCCCCGTGATGACTAAATGACTAAATGATAGAATATTctattcatattttcaataccgagggtatcaccagcccagtagtcagcacttttgtgttgacatgagttatcattgatatgttccttttaataaaataactgttaacaaaatttgaaattttgaaactaCGAAGGCTTTCCTTCCtgaggaatagattaccttagctgtatttggcaaaacttttagaatgTGTTGTCCTCAATGATCATCaatttcgtattttatttggccttttaaacatttttgattcgagcgtcactgatgagtcttttgtagactaaacgcgcttctggcgtaaatataaaagtttaatcCTGGTagcaatgatgagtttattttctatgaatggAATCGATTATGACATGCAAAAGctgttaaacatttcaaaattagcGGATAAGGACATTGAAACTTTCAATTTTGGGAATAGAACTGTTTCATTATGATCCACTAAGtttttctgaatttaattttttgtacatgatttgaaacgcgcgtctggcgtactgaacTATAATcgtggtacctttgataactatttgattgCCTTTGAAAATTAAGTAAAGGtggcactttgtaaatacagctgtttcaaaagccacgcctcttttggggaaatatattatattcacAGATATGTTAATCTGTTTACGTTTTTGTTCCCCAGATATGATCTCTCTGACTTAAGAATGTTACGAGTATAGAAAAACATGGTATAGCGCCTACAATTTGGAATAGAGGTAGGGGTAGTATAGAATTTTAGTATAAGTTTAAACTCttagaagttcagggcatataaatgttgaaaatatgccgcccAGACCTTTATTTAGACcattgaataaaatagtagtGCATATCACCTTTCCATTCTGGGATTATAACTATTCACGAAACTTCATAGTGTCACAGATTTAACCACAAAGGGAGTTCCTATACAgggatatttttttacagaattgcTCATAAATGGCAGGCTGGTTTAGTTACTTGAAAA
The genomic region above belongs to Mytilus trossulus isolate FHL-02 chromosome 7, PNRI_Mtr1.1.1.hap1, whole genome shotgun sequence and contains:
- the LOC134727058 gene encoding QRFP-like peptide receptor; amino-acid sequence: MRNYKKNMDNWNSPSDFVFGNHTFDFDLGNLSLKDLFAKVKKHEMSDDEKAIKIFAYAVAMFVSFFGNLTLIIVILSTKSLRTKFNYYILNLAVADILVPLTCMWLHLVTNFNPSKWILGSFFCKINTFSQVFVVSVGIFTLLVTILDRFLASEHPSLLWLTQGHQIIVIILTWVCGAAIALPWLLYTHLVELDFLGKHEVLCQAKFPSKDSRKAYTTIFFIIGYAIPIWIMCVCIVLSMGKRKKSDIPITFIHSSSLDMKRKALNMLLSVLLVFFICWTPQQCLKLWDVFRTRNAHSKLPPWIDSYVFAAYYMAYSSTCFHPLIYIGFNKCFRHAAIAMIKCKRNKFSPTTVYPGLGSEAPLENSDSEEQDSNSIDLQGPSNAQQPNLNNNHRYSFSDIQLVHSCYQDQTQEVQQEE